From Halobacillus sp. Marseille-Q1614, the proteins below share one genomic window:
- a CDS encoding HNH endonuclease: MPTIKTCTKCEQTKQIAEFHKKASNADGYSSYCRACQTEYNRQYKSSQVGRAVQTLSKTRYERRQAEKELGYEIEDTLLPFHIIMIQAKSECLYCRSELQPHEVTVDHVRSFRNGGTNTYDNLLPCCRRCNSRKGDKPLLSFLRQHAASDLQLRRVVFELAQRQGRGYYDVWRSLQDDVEAVMNDEQASIQR, translated from the coding sequence ATGCCAACGATCAAGACGTGTACAAAATGTGAGCAAACGAAGCAGATAGCCGAGTTCCACAAGAAAGCATCGAATGCAGACGGGTACAGTAGTTACTGCCGAGCATGTCAGACGGAATACAACCGACAATATAAGTCGTCGCAAGTTGGCCGTGCAGTACAGACTTTAAGTAAAACACGCTACGAACGCAGGCAAGCCGAGAAGGAACTAGGCTACGAGATAGAAGACACGTTACTACCGTTTCATATCATCATGATTCAAGCGAAAAGTGAGTGCTTGTACTGTCGATCAGAGTTACAGCCCCACGAGGTTACAGTCGACCACGTGAGGAGCTTTCGAAATGGAGGCACCAACACGTACGATAACTTACTACCGTGCTGTAGACGTTGTAACTCGAGAAAAGGCGACAAACCCCTTCTATCATTCCTCAGACAGCACGCTGCATCAGATTTACAATTACGTCGAGTCGTATTCGAACTAGCACAACGTCAAGGGCGAGGGTACTACGATGTATGGCGATCCCTGCAGGACGACGTTGAGGCGGTGATGAACGATGAGCAAGCAAGTATACAGCGATAG
- a CDS encoding helix-turn-helix domain-containing protein has translation MDARVFKTLRRLNDWTQHEAADKLGVSRALLAMVETDKAPISSRLERKINDAFGTDRIDLVKKSIDLFEGKRGFKE, from the coding sequence ATGGACGCAAGGGTGTTTAAGACGCTGAGACGGTTAAACGATTGGACGCAACACGAAGCAGCCGACAAACTAGGGGTGTCTCGGGCACTATTAGCGATGGTGGAAACGGATAAAGCGCCAATCAGTTCGAGGCTGGAACGTAAAATTAACGATGCATTCGGGACGGATCGAATTGATCTAGTAAAGAAGTCGATTGATCTGTTCGAAGGCAAGCGAGGGTTCAAAGAATGA
- a CDS encoding tyrosine-type recombinase/integrase yields the protein MDVLNNDELKRLLKAPDKESYAGYRDYVLMHVLLDGMMRVSEAINTTVNDYSMHDNTVTIRAETAKSRKTRTLPLKPITLRLLKRLIEANEDFDNPYVFLTNYGEKITRDHFRKRLNDHAEVVGIRKNVYPHILRHSAATAFLESGGDMRHLQMLLGHADLRMVVRYTHLSNKALRAQHTKYSPINNVSAKLSRPRKRKL from the coding sequence ATCGACGTCCTAAACAATGACGAGTTAAAACGATTACTTAAAGCGCCTGACAAAGAATCTTATGCAGGTTACAGAGATTACGTACTAATGCACGTGCTACTAGATGGCATGATGCGGGTTAGCGAGGCGATTAATACCACCGTTAATGATTACAGTATGCACGATAACACGGTGACTATTCGTGCTGAAACAGCTAAGTCACGTAAGACTCGTACGTTACCGTTAAAGCCGATTACTTTACGTCTACTGAAACGTCTAATCGAAGCAAACGAGGATTTCGACAACCCGTACGTTTTTCTAACTAACTACGGCGAAAAGATCACAAGGGATCACTTTAGGAAACGTTTGAATGATCACGCTGAAGTAGTAGGAATACGTAAAAACGTGTATCCGCACATCTTAAGACATTCGGCTGCAACGGCATTTCTCGAGTCAGGCGGGGACATGCGGCACTTGCAGATGTTACTGGGACATGCAGATTTACGTATGGTCGTAAGGTACACGCATCTGTCGAACAAGGCATTAAGGGCACAACACACAAAGTACAGCCCAATCAATAATGTATCGGCAAAGTTAAGTCGACCACGTAAAAGGAAGTTGTAA
- a CDS encoding phage integrase SAM-like domain-containing protein translates to MREIDQLFQTFLSIKSAEGRADSTLKQYRDNYGYFSTFLADNTGRAIDKKLFREYVLYMREELHLAPSTINTRLKTLRVMFRCLYDEEIINAYPLKTFLTPVKRSTS, encoded by the coding sequence ATGCGAGAAATCGATCAACTATTTCAAACGTTCCTATCGATCAAGTCGGCTGAGGGACGTGCAGACTCGACGTTAAAGCAGTACCGGGATAACTACGGCTATTTTTCGACATTCCTGGCCGACAACACCGGCAGGGCTATCGATAAGAAACTGTTTCGGGAGTACGTTTTATACATGCGTGAGGAATTACATTTAGCCCCGAGTACTATTAACACCCGATTAAAGACATTACGTGTTATGTTTCGGTGTCTGTATGACGAGGAGATTATCAATGCCTACCCGTTAAAAACGTTCCTGACCCCCGTGAAAAGATCGACGTCCTAA
- a CDS encoding esterase family protein — translation MGRKGNMQDYTISSRYLDEEMTLKVYTPENYSPLYKYHFCIMQDGNDYFQMGRAATLSDQLHAEREIENTIFIGIHYNDKYDRREKYHPDGEKQGDYVNFLVREVVPFLDETLPGYSMGRGRTLVGDSLAGTLALMTAARFPNIFGNVIMQSPYVNEDVLDYIQSISDLSSLTIYHTIGSQETEVETTDGQVKDFVEPNLKLRDYLSDQPLSYEFHELDGDHTWGTWQKDFKRALLSIFSKEE, via the coding sequence ATGGGACGTAAAGGAAATATGCAGGATTATACGATTTCTAGTCGATACTTAGATGAAGAAATGACGCTGAAAGTTTATACCCCGGAGAATTATTCACCGCTGTATAAGTACCATTTCTGTATTATGCAGGACGGCAATGACTATTTCCAGATGGGGCGTGCAGCAACGCTGAGTGATCAGCTGCACGCTGAACGGGAAATTGAAAATACAATATTTATTGGGATCCATTATAATGATAAATATGACCGCAGGGAGAAGTATCATCCGGATGGGGAAAAACAGGGCGATTATGTGAATTTCCTCGTTCGTGAGGTTGTACCTTTTCTTGATGAGACACTTCCTGGGTACAGCATGGGACGGGGCCGGACGCTTGTTGGTGATTCTCTTGCGGGTACTCTCGCTTTAATGACGGCGGCCAGATTCCCGAATATTTTTGGAAATGTAATTATGCAGAGTCCTTATGTTAATGAGGATGTACTGGATTATATTCAGTCGATTTCTGATTTGTCGTCCCTGACGATCTACCACACGATCGGGAGTCAGGAAACTGAAGTGGAAACTACGGATGGCCAGGTCAAAGATTTTGTTGAGCCTAATTTAAAGCTCCGTGATTATTTAAGTGATCAGCCTCTTTCTTATGAGTTTCATGAGCTGGATGGCGATCATACATGGGGCACATGGCAGAAGGATTTTAAAAGAGCATTATTATCAATATTTTCTAAGGAAGAATAG
- a CDS encoding YjcG family protein codes for MKYGIAIFPSKKVQDEANSYRKRYDPHYALIPPHITVKEPFEADEEQLETEIIPELKKVARESHPFKIHIRKVSSFTPVTNTIYLKIEHNDDIDTLNDKLNSGALPHNQEYSFVPHITIAQKLSDEEFSDVYGSMRMLDFDIEDKLDRFQLLYQLENGAWSVYETFRLGE; via the coding sequence ATGAAGTACGGTATTGCTATCTTTCCATCAAAAAAAGTACAGGATGAGGCTAATTCTTACAGGAAGCGTTATGACCCGCATTATGCATTAATTCCACCACACATCACAGTAAAAGAACCTTTTGAGGCTGACGAAGAGCAGCTGGAAACCGAAATCATTCCAGAACTTAAGAAGGTTGCCAGGGAATCTCATCCTTTTAAAATTCATATCCGTAAAGTGAGCTCATTTACGCCGGTGACTAACACGATTTACTTAAAAATCGAGCACAATGATGATATTGATACGCTAAATGACAAGCTGAATTCAGGGGCCCTCCCTCATAACCAGGAATACTCATTTGTCCCTCATATTACAATTGCTCAGAAGCTGTCGGACGAAGAGTTCTCTGATGTTTACGGCAGTATGAGAATGCTGGACTTTGACATTGAGGATAAGCTCGATCGCTTTCAGCTTCTATACCAGCTCGAAAATGGGGCCTGGAGCGTATATGAAACGTTCCGTCTGGGAGAGTAA
- a CDS encoding GNAT family N-acetyltransferase, giving the protein MDVEIRTVTNDGEKKDAFSVRETVFIHEQQVPPEDEHDDFDETATHIVGYDKDKPLLAGRLRFVGEYGKFERICVLSSHRGLSLGKQVIAHMERVTKESGYTKAKLNAQTHAEGFYKNLGYETVSDEFMDAGIPHVTMVKTL; this is encoded by the coding sequence ATGGATGTGGAGATTCGAACAGTAACGAACGATGGTGAAAAGAAGGATGCTTTTTCTGTCCGCGAAACCGTGTTTATTCATGAACAGCAGGTTCCTCCTGAAGATGAGCACGACGATTTCGACGAGACAGCAACCCATATCGTCGGCTACGATAAGGATAAACCGCTGCTTGCCGGGCGTCTCCGTTTTGTCGGTGAATACGGGAAGTTCGAGCGCATCTGTGTCCTTTCCTCTCACCGCGGTTTGTCTCTTGGCAAACAGGTGATTGCCCATATGGAACGCGTCACGAAGGAATCCGGCTACACCAAAGCGAAGCTGAACGCCCAGACTCATGCCGAAGGATTTTATAAGAATTTAGGCTATGAAACTGTTTCTGATGAGTTTATGGATGCGGGCATCCCTCACGTAACGATGGTGAAAACTTTATAA
- a CDS encoding DUF421 domain-containing protein, with protein sequence MDYMRILVESLFGFGALFVLTKALGKTEITQITAFDFIAALVLGELVGNGLYDKEVGITQIAFAVFLWGTMIYVTEIITEKFKGTRSLLEGNPVVLIKQGQLDFEVMKKSKLDINQLQHLLRQKDIFSLQDVLFAVLETNGTISAMKKPAADTPTRSDLNLPLTRQTLPRLLISDGEVLWDNLEELNLDKNWLESELRLQNYFQVEDVLIAEYTPGEELFIMGYERTG encoded by the coding sequence ATGGATTATATGCGAATACTTGTGGAGTCCCTCTTTGGTTTCGGCGCCTTGTTTGTTTTGACGAAAGCGCTTGGAAAAACCGAAATCACTCAAATTACAGCTTTTGACTTTATCGCTGCGCTTGTACTTGGGGAATTAGTCGGCAATGGTTTGTATGATAAAGAAGTAGGAATTACTCAAATTGCTTTTGCGGTTTTTTTATGGGGTACAATGATCTATGTAACAGAAATTATTACAGAAAAGTTTAAAGGAACTCGCAGCCTGCTTGAGGGGAACCCGGTCGTCCTTATTAAACAGGGGCAGCTTGACTTTGAAGTGATGAAAAAAAGCAAGCTGGATATCAATCAGCTGCAGCATCTGCTGCGGCAAAAAGACATCTTTTCCCTACAGGATGTTTTGTTTGCGGTCCTAGAAACTAATGGAACGATTTCAGCCATGAAAAAGCCCGCGGCAGATACTCCTACTCGCTCTGATTTAAACTTACCCCTCACAAGGCAGACGCTGCCAAGACTTCTCATAAGCGATGGAGAGGTCCTATGGGACAATCTAGAAGAACTGAACCTGGATAAAAACTGGCTCGAGTCCGAACTCAGGCTGCAAAATTACTTTCAGGTAGAAGACGTACTTATTGCAGAATACACGCCGGGCGAAGAGCTTTTTATTATGGGTTATGAACGAACTGGATAA
- a CDS encoding MBL fold metallo-hydrolase — protein MTFKNINQHCYIYESAVNVGYVTDGKTGLLIDTGIDKSSVKKVVKELEQHKLPLTHLFITHAHADHYGGAAYLQSHYDIHTLAPHLEEAILRNPSLEPLYLFGGNDPLPELHNKFLQGPEMQVDETAEAGEQLIGTMQVEAIRTPGHSYNQLSLLAYDTLYAADAYFGKDQLDKHRIPYITDVEKTLQSLEKLKGLDAKGAVPGHGRYETDFKDTLQANIDYHMSILHSLEVLIYKHPGGITHEEAVSRMCAKYKVKASKLPQWLLFKTAVTAYLTGLIHTEKITHAVSDFKWTFYPVRS, from the coding sequence ATGACTTTTAAAAATATCAATCAACATTGTTATATTTACGAAAGCGCGGTTAACGTTGGATATGTAACAGATGGAAAAACCGGTTTGTTAATCGATACAGGCATTGATAAATCATCCGTCAAAAAGGTGGTCAAGGAGCTTGAGCAGCACAAGCTTCCTTTGACACATCTTTTTATTACCCATGCCCATGCCGATCATTATGGCGGAGCTGCCTACCTGCAGAGTCATTACGATATACATACGCTCGCGCCTCATTTAGAGGAGGCTATTTTACGCAATCCTTCTTTAGAACCGCTATATTTATTCGGGGGAAACGACCCTCTGCCTGAGCTGCACAATAAGTTTCTGCAAGGACCTGAGATGCAGGTGGATGAAACGGCTGAAGCAGGGGAACAGCTCATTGGCACCATGCAGGTAGAAGCCATTAGGACCCCCGGCCACAGTTATAATCAGCTCTCGCTATTAGCTTACGATACACTTTATGCAGCTGATGCGTATTTTGGTAAAGACCAGCTTGATAAGCACCGTATTCCTTACATTACCGATGTCGAAAAAACTCTTCAGTCGCTCGAAAAGCTAAAAGGGCTGGACGCCAAAGGAGCGGTTCCCGGCCACGGCAGATATGAGACCGACTTCAAAGATACCCTTCAGGCTAATATCGATTACCATATGAGCATCCTTCATTCTTTAGAAGTGCTTATATACAAGCATCCTGGCGGGATTACTCATGAAGAAGCGGTATCGAGGATGTGTGCCAAATATAAAGTGAAGGCTTCAAAGCTGCCTCAATGGCTGTTATTTAAAACAGCTGTGACCGCTTATCTGACAGGATTAATCCACACTGAAAAAATCACCCACGCCGTGAGTGATTTTAAATGGACGTTTTATCCAGTTCGTTCATAA
- a CDS encoding DUF1360 domain-containing protein: MADWLNIFILAFACFRLTRLVVQDVIFEPLRAPFFTVIKEDGEEWIEPKGVIGELLSCQWCVGVWMALAVVFLHLFVPYSELFLLVMAVAGMQSLIYTWSERE, translated from the coding sequence ATGGCAGATTGGCTGAACATATTCATACTTGCTTTTGCGTGCTTTCGGCTTACGAGGCTTGTCGTCCAGGATGTGATCTTTGAACCTCTTAGGGCTCCTTTTTTTACAGTAATTAAAGAAGACGGAGAGGAATGGATCGAGCCTAAAGGAGTTATTGGAGAACTGTTAAGCTGCCAGTGGTGTGTTGGTGTATGGATGGCACTTGCTGTTGTCTTTCTTCATTTATTTGTACCTTACAGCGAGCTGTTTCTGCTCGTAATGGCCGTTGCGGGGATGCAGTCGCTGATCTACACATGGAGTGAGCGGGAGTGA
- a CDS encoding CotY/CotZ family spore coat protein, whose protein sequence is MSCGKHHDSGNCVCDILSEIVAAQNDVLSDCDTSCEQSIGELLGDTGGSGRDTVPVLLYCKGNCKPFKGFGARRNSIEDIKASFYFRVKDVDKDCCATLELLRDPKDDCKDPDSPVKQFTKHLRATGICITVDLNCFCHVTCLPAITALS, encoded by the coding sequence ATGAGCTGTGGAAAACATCATGATTCAGGAAATTGTGTGTGCGACATCTTAAGCGAAATTGTTGCGGCACAAAATGATGTACTTTCTGATTGCGATACAAGTTGTGAGCAATCGATTGGAGAGTTACTAGGGGACACAGGTGGATCAGGACGTGACACGGTGCCTGTGCTTCTTTACTGCAAAGGAAATTGCAAACCATTTAAAGGATTTGGAGCTCGACGCAACTCCATCGAAGACATCAAAGCCAGCTTTTACTTCCGGGTAAAAGACGTAGATAAAGACTGCTGTGCTACATTAGAGCTTCTTCGCGACCCTAAAGATGACTGCAAAGATCCAGACTCTCCAGTAAAACAATTCACGAAGCACTTAAGAGCTACTGGTATTTGTATCACAGTCGACTTAAACTGTTTCTGCCACGTAACCTGCTTACCGGCAATTACAGCATTATCCTAA
- a CDS encoding CotO family spore coat protein has translation MANKKQIAKPPMLYITQPNLPPAEVSMQTSFRTAPARNTSLQEKELRLRNQLKLKEEEETAQKEESPAQSNNESPKAALTKDFTRSNREERRDRRQKFRDMSLEEKVHYFVELPSQVPKMKCQVTAFEANDTFKGYINMYEDGVVHMKTFQKPFQQEIPFEEIRDIRLIGF, from the coding sequence GTGGCGAATAAAAAACAAATCGCTAAACCGCCTATGCTGTACATCACTCAGCCGAACCTGCCGCCAGCTGAAGTCTCGATGCAGACTAGTTTTCGTACGGCCCCTGCGAGAAACACTTCCCTCCAGGAAAAGGAGCTGCGTTTGAGAAATCAGCTGAAGCTTAAGGAGGAAGAAGAAACAGCTCAGAAAGAAGAAAGCCCAGCTCAAAGCAATAATGAGAGTCCAAAAGCAGCTTTGACCAAAGATTTCACGAGATCCAACAGGGAAGAGCGAAGGGACCGCAGGCAGAAATTTAGGGACATGTCTTTAGAAGAAAAAGTTCACTATTTTGTAGAGCTGCCTTCCCAGGTTCCGAAAATGAAGTGTCAGGTCACCGCTTTTGAGGCCAATGACACATTTAAAGGCTACATCAATATGTATGAAGATGGAGTCGTCCACATGAAGACGTTTCAAAAGCCGTTTCAGCAGGAAATTCCTTTTGAAGAAATTAGGGATATCCGCCTGATTGGATTTTAA
- the fabI gene encoding enoyl-ACP reductase FabI → MNLSLEGRTYVVMGVANKRSIAWGIAQSLNKAGARLIFTYASERFEKSVRDLAETLEGPESLFYECDVTNDEAIIQTFEDIQKDVDVIHGLAHCIAFANRDELKGEYLNTSRDGFLTAHNISSYSLTAVARAAQPIMSEGGGIVTMTYLGGEKVVENYNVMGVAKASLDASVRYLANDLGKHGIRVNAISAGPIRTLSAKGIGDFNKILKVIEERAPLRRPVTQEEVGDTAYFLMSDLSRGITGEIIHVDSGFSTVGY, encoded by the coding sequence ATGAATTTATCACTCGAAGGCCGTACATACGTTGTTATGGGTGTTGCGAACAAGCGAAGCATTGCCTGGGGGATTGCCCAATCTCTTAATAAAGCAGGAGCCCGTTTGATTTTTACATATGCTTCTGAGCGTTTTGAAAAATCTGTACGTGACTTGGCAGAAACGCTGGAGGGTCCGGAATCTCTTTTTTACGAATGTGACGTAACGAATGATGAAGCGATCATTCAAACATTTGAGGACATCCAAAAAGATGTAGACGTTATACATGGACTGGCTCACTGTATCGCATTTGCCAACCGTGATGAGCTCAAAGGCGAGTACTTAAATACGAGCCGTGACGGCTTTCTAACCGCTCACAATATCAGCTCCTATTCTTTAACAGCCGTAGCCCGTGCGGCTCAGCCGATTATGTCTGAAGGCGGTGGCATTGTTACTATGACTTATCTTGGCGGTGAAAAAGTCGTAGAAAACTATAACGTCATGGGTGTTGCAAAAGCAAGCCTTGACGCCAGCGTTCGTTATTTGGCGAACGACTTAGGAAAGCACGGAATCCGCGTCAACGCTATTTCCGCAGGCCCGATTCGCACCCTGTCTGCTAAAGGGATCGGCGATTTTAACAAGATTCTTAAAGTGATCGAAGAGCGTGCTCCGCTCCGCCGTCCCGTTACACAGGAAGAAGTCGGCGACACAGCCTACTTCCTTATGAGCGACCTTTCAAGAGGAATTACAGGCGAAATCATTCACGTGGACTCTGGTTTCAGTACAGTAGGATACTAA
- a CDS encoding monovalent cation:proton antiporter family protein, whose amino-acid sequence MEHGASVTSLVIVIIAAFLTPILLHRFRLKMIPVVVAEIIVGLIIGQSGLNIVHPDEWLEILSTLGFIFLMFLSGLEIDFSLFGKKKKAAQEIKGGDPPSPVMLASIVFVGIFILSLGLSYIFVLAGFIDNAFLMTLIISTISLGVVVPTLKDANMMKSEIGQTILLIAVIADLATMILLAVFVSIYGEGGGNMWLLLVLFGAGVLLYSLGRRFKNQSFIESMTKGTIQIDTRAVFTLIIVLVAVSETVGAENILGAFLAGALVSLLSPNQEMVKRLDSFGYGFLIPIFFVMVGVEINLWNLLSDPRILILIPLLFIALLVSKLVPVFIMRKWYDMKTVVGSGFLLTSTLSLVIAAAAIAEREGMIDAQMEGALILVAVLTCLITPIVFKRIYGKAEDGEHVQSVAFIGSNQMTLPVVRELDNHLFETHLYHTKNDKIDEKVSRSSFDIKELESYDVEAMKEIGVFNVDILVVSTGDEERNASIAKFAKDMGVDRVIVRVESPALSEEMKEHDIHIFSVLMSTKILLKAMIEAPSVIDIMTQQDNALYQINMNNPIFNGIYLREFPFTGDVIMVRIFRGTDSIVPHGDTELKLGDRLIVTGTHEYVDELRTQLEYGS is encoded by the coding sequence ATGGAACACGGAGCTTCCGTTACTTCACTCGTTATAGTAATTATCGCCGCATTCCTTACACCAATCCTGCTTCATCGCTTTAGGCTGAAAATGATTCCAGTCGTAGTGGCTGAGATCATTGTTGGACTGATTATCGGTCAGAGCGGGCTTAATATCGTACACCCAGACGAGTGGCTTGAGATCTTATCTACTCTTGGGTTTATATTTCTTATGTTTCTAAGTGGTTTGGAAATTGACTTCTCTTTATTTGGGAAAAAGAAAAAAGCAGCACAGGAAATCAAGGGTGGCGATCCGCCAAGTCCAGTAATGCTGGCTTCCATTGTTTTCGTAGGAATCTTTATCCTGTCTCTTGGACTGTCTTATATATTCGTCCTGGCAGGGTTCATAGATAATGCCTTCTTAATGACGCTGATTATTTCAACGATTTCTCTTGGGGTCGTCGTACCGACCTTAAAAGATGCAAATATGATGAAATCAGAGATTGGGCAGACCATTCTGCTGATTGCTGTAATTGCCGACTTGGCAACAATGATTCTGCTGGCCGTATTTGTTTCGATTTACGGCGAAGGCGGAGGAAATATGTGGCTTCTGCTCGTTCTGTTTGGAGCAGGCGTTCTGTTGTATTCATTAGGCAGAAGATTTAAAAACCAGTCCTTTATTGAATCAATGACCAAAGGTACGATTCAAATTGATACACGCGCCGTGTTCACCTTGATTATCGTACTCGTCGCTGTTTCAGAAACAGTAGGAGCAGAGAATATTCTTGGTGCGTTCCTGGCGGGGGCTCTCGTATCCTTGCTGTCCCCTAACCAAGAGATGGTGAAGCGTCTCGACAGCTTCGGTTATGGATTCTTAATTCCGATCTTTTTCGTAATGGTCGGTGTTGAGATTAATCTATGGAACTTATTATCAGACCCTAGGATTCTTATTCTCATTCCATTATTATTCATAGCCTTGCTTGTTTCTAAGCTTGTGCCCGTTTTCATCATGCGTAAGTGGTATGATATGAAAACCGTTGTGGGCTCTGGTTTTCTATTAACTTCTACGCTGTCGCTTGTAATTGCCGCGGCTGCGATTGCCGAGCGTGAAGGCATGATTGATGCTCAGATGGAAGGAGCGCTCATATTAGTAGCCGTTCTGACGTGTCTGATTACGCCAATTGTCTTTAAGCGAATCTATGGAAAAGCAGAAGACGGAGAGCATGTGCAATCCGTCGCATTTATCGGTTCTAATCAAATGACGCTTCCTGTTGTTCGCGAATTAGATAATCATCTCTTTGAAACCCATCTTTATCATACGAAAAATGATAAGATCGACGAAAAAGTCTCCAGATCATCTTTTGATATTAAAGAGCTTGAATCATATGATGTGGAGGCGATGAAAGAAATTGGCGTGTTTAATGTTGATATTCTCGTTGTATCGACAGGAGATGAAGAGCGTAATGCATCGATCGCTAAGTTTGCTAAAGACATGGGCGTTGATCGTGTCATCGTTCGTGTGGAATCGCCAGCGTTAAGTGAAGAAATGAAGGAACATGATATCCACATCTTTTCGGTTCTCATGTCAACTAAGATTCTTCTAAAAGCTATGATTGAAGCACCGAGCGTTATTGATATTATGACCCAGCAGGATAATGCGCTATACCAAATCAATATGAACAACCCGATTTTCAACGGCATTTATTTACGAGAGTTTCCTTTTACAGGAGACGTGATTATGGTACGGATTTTCCGCGGCACGGATTCGATCGTTCCCCACGGAGATACCGAACTGAAGCTTGGTGACAGGCTGATCGTCACCGGCACGCACGAATATGTCGATGAGCTGCGCACACAGCTTGAATATGGCAGTTAA